In Kiritimatiellia bacterium, a single genomic region encodes these proteins:
- a CDS encoding sigma-70 family RNA polymerase sigma factor, which translates to MNNLESEASNLEESSPEAGVEDLVRRSKAGDDRAFGELVQIFHSRVYGVIYRMVNDAELARELAQQAWVRAWQRLHTYKGESRFFTWLYRVAVNTVLDEVRRSTRRREVSLDELPEREPSPAAEWQAPDAGRPDASVSRDEIWKAFEAALQRLTPEHRAALILREVEGLSYREIAEVMKCRTGTVMSRLFYARREMQRLLKDLL; encoded by the coding sequence ATGAATAACCTTGAGTCGGAGGCGTCCAACCTCGAGGAGAGTTCGCCGGAAGCGGGCGTCGAAGACCTCGTGCGCCGGTCCAAGGCCGGCGACGACCGCGCTTTCGGCGAGTTGGTACAAATATTTCACAGCCGGGTCTATGGAGTAATTTACCGCATGGTCAACGACGCGGAATTGGCGCGAGAACTGGCTCAACAGGCTTGGGTTCGGGCCTGGCAGCGCCTCCACACGTACAAGGGGGAATCCAGGTTTTTTACATGGCTTTACCGCGTCGCCGTTAACACCGTGCTTGACGAGGTTCGCCGATCGACCCGCCGACGGGAGGTCTCCCTCGACGAGCTACCCGAGCGCGAGCCCAGTCCGGCCGCGGAATGGCAGGCGCCGGATGCGGGACGACCCGACGCGAGCGTCTCGCGGGACGAGATCTGGAAAGCATTTGAAGCTGCCCTCCAGCGGCTTACGCCGGAACACCGGGCAGCCCTGATTCTGCGGGAGGTCGAAGGTCTTTCCTACCGCGAAATCGCCGAGGTCATGAAATGCCGTACCGGTACTGTCATGTCGCGCCTTTTTTACGCCCGCCGCGAAATGCAACGCCTTTTGAAGGACCTGCTATGA
- a CDS encoding VanZ family protein yields the protein MVDAEPSREAVGAKESWRRGAWNWTLVALWTLVIYTTIPIARGIQIWVTENWTRAAFSWFVYGCIAAGALWAVAYYRRRPEPMTRRQWILLASLCAIFAWGTWLLRANAEEALHFVQYGVLSLLLFRAYSHRYGDRGAYICSVLMGALLGTLDEVIQWIVPRRFFDFRDLFINAISGVLVQIGLAAGLAPQRMAIRAGMRSTRAVWRLAQILSLVFLLIVSNTPDVWSPLYSYRPDAFVFKEAMVEYGYRHVDPQIGSFNSRLKRERILASDSARADEAAELLREYPKEEDYQAFIDRYSMFTDPFLYEFRVRLFRRDRFWDRAKEPKIDSAERRVLMTVAWGENMILEKYYGSTLAATQRRWPESRRIEAAREALPGPYHSPVSRELITWCSKRELQAAVAAVLLLTLVGETYDVRRKVRRQTPP from the coding sequence GTGGTTGACGCTGAACCATCTCGTGAGGCTGTTGGGGCGAAGGAATCGTGGCGACGGGGCGCTTGGAACTGGACGCTCGTCGCGCTCTGGACCCTCGTCATTTACACAACCATCCCGATCGCGCGTGGAATCCAAATCTGGGTGACGGAAAATTGGACCCGCGCTGCCTTTTCGTGGTTCGTCTACGGTTGCATCGCGGCGGGTGCACTGTGGGCGGTGGCTTATTATCGGCGAAGGCCGGAGCCGATGACGCGGCGGCAATGGATCCTGCTGGCTTCGCTGTGCGCGATCTTTGCATGGGGTACGTGGTTGCTGCGCGCTAATGCGGAAGAGGCCCTGCATTTTGTGCAGTACGGCGTGCTGTCCCTCCTGCTGTTCCGCGCCTACTCGCACCGCTATGGCGACCGCGGAGCCTATATCTGCTCGGTGCTGATGGGCGCTCTTCTGGGCACGCTGGACGAGGTGATCCAGTGGATTGTTCCGCGTCGATTCTTCGATTTTCGAGATCTCTTTATCAATGCGATTTCCGGTGTGTTGGTTCAAATCGGTCTGGCAGCCGGCCTGGCGCCGCAACGGATGGCGATTCGGGCCGGGATGCGGTCCACGCGCGCCGTGTGGCGTCTTGCCCAGATCCTAAGCCTTGTCTTCCTTCTCATCGTCTCCAACACCCCCGACGTTTGGAGCCCCCTGTATTCCTATCGGCCGGACGCGTTCGTGTTCAAAGAAGCCATGGTCGAATATGGCTATCGCCACGTGGATCCACAGATTGGTTCGTTCAATTCGCGATTGAAGCGGGAGCGGATTCTTGCGTCTGACAGCGCACGCGCCGATGAAGCAGCCGAACTTCTCCGCGAATATCCGAAGGAAGAAGACTACCAAGCCTTCATCGATCGCTATTCGATGTTTACTGATCCCTTTTTGTACGAATTCCGCGTACGTCTGTTTCGGCGCGACCGGTTTTGGGATCGAGCCAAAGAGCCGAAGATAGATTCGGCCGAACGGCGGGTGTTGATGACAGTGGCGTGGGGCGAAAACATGATCCTCGAGAAGTATTACGGCAGCACGCTCGCCGCAACTCAGCGCAGGTGGCCGGAATCGCGCCGGATTGAGGCGGCGCGCGAGGCTCTGCCGGGGCCGTATCACAGCCCGGTGAGCCGTGAGCTGATCACCTGGTGCTCGAAGCGGGAATTGCAGGCCGCGGTTGCCGCGGTCCTCTTGCTCACGCTGGTCGGGGAAACCTATGATGTACGGCGCAAGGTGAGGCGTCAGACTCCACCATGA
- a CDS encoding metallophosphoesterase, whose protein sequence is MKQRMSRREFWGALGAGAVGLGFSRRASWAVEQGPRETVRIAFFTDVHARVEWETPVAMELAADLINRQAADLIIGGGDYITDGLTSSRAAVDHRWKAFRAHLLDKLRQPPILAIGNHDCVGLRPQDGGPPESDPRAAFREELAVRETNFVVEAGDCRIIIIDSVDLTGDDLHYRGYVAPERIAWIREVVERTPEDRPIVLVTHMPLLTTFFQATEGGEASARRNRIVVNAHEVIHAFENRPLPLVLQGHLHVDEIVRWRGTTFITGGAVCGRWWRGPWMGTEPGFGVVTLRRTRVDWEYIPLGWKPRRV, encoded by the coding sequence ATGAAACAGCGCATGAGCCGTCGCGAATTCTGGGGCGCCCTTGGGGCGGGCGCCGTAGGACTCGGCTTCTCGCGGCGCGCTAGCTGGGCCGTGGAGCAGGGTCCGCGCGAGACCGTGCGGATTGCCTTTTTCACGGACGTGCATGCGCGCGTGGAGTGGGAAACGCCAGTGGCAATGGAGCTGGCGGCAGATCTCATCAATCGCCAGGCAGCCGACCTCATCATCGGCGGCGGCGACTATATCACCGACGGGCTCACGAGCAGCCGCGCGGCCGTGGACCATCGTTGGAAAGCCTTTCGGGCGCATCTGCTCGACAAGCTCCGGCAGCCGCCGATTTTAGCGATAGGAAACCATGATTGCGTCGGGCTCCGGCCCCAGGATGGCGGGCCGCCCGAATCCGATCCCCGGGCAGCCTTCCGCGAGGAACTGGCTGTGCGAGAGACGAATTTTGTCGTCGAAGCGGGCGACTGCAGGATCATCATTATCGATTCGGTGGACCTCACCGGCGATGATCTTCATTACCGGGGATATGTCGCGCCCGAGCGAATCGCCTGGATTCGCGAGGTCGTGGAGCGCACGCCGGAAGACCGCCCGATTGTGCTGGTTACACATATGCCCTTGCTAACCACGTTCTTCCAGGCCACAGAGGGCGGGGAGGCCTCCGCGCGGAGAAATCGGATTGTCGTCAATGCGCACGAGGTAATTCATGCATTTGAGAACCGCCCGTTGCCCCTGGTGTTGCAGGGGCACTTGCACGTGGATGAAATCGTTCGATGGCGGGGCACGACGTTTATCACAGGCGGAGCCGTTTGCGGCCGGTGGTGGCGCGGGCCGTGGATGGGTACGGAGCCGGGATTCGGCGTGGTAACCCTCCGTCGGACCCGGGTGGATTGGGAGTATATTCCGCTGGGCTGGAAACCACGGCGCGTGTGA
- a CDS encoding VanZ family protein: MIEYPPKGSRLGAWAWVFGWSAFIFAIIPFARAIQRISNQWLGEGSLRWISLAVLTVSTAVALYRGVRIFRGRAWLRATAIAGAGAVFWGMAFVGLDSPAEATHFVLYSVLGVLCFRAFAIDGRDGLVYLHAFLAGLLVSVVDESLQWFSPGRYWDLRDVAHNAAAVACVLTALALGFRPPYLRGPIQPKSIRRAAALAASATVLLALCFSNTPQMARRLTSRIPALEPLFDNTHPMTEYGFCYREADGGRFYSRFDPESLRLADTLRGPDVGLLLAEAAQSGFPTNRRMVLAAARDAFLFEALQRLERRNHYWGVLPKYRSDPDNYSFHATIAWRENQFLERYLPRTLEAAGQRWTDETKESLATHIRADPYTSPVGRHLVCAVTLTDVWLIAAGALALCAGFWRMSDRLATGRSHRAG, translated from the coding sequence ATGATTGAATACCCGCCCAAGGGTTCGCGACTCGGCGCCTGGGCGTGGGTGTTCGGTTGGTCGGCGTTCATATTCGCCATCATTCCGTTCGCGCGGGCGATTCAGCGCATCTCCAACCAATGGCTGGGAGAGGGCTCTCTGCGCTGGATTTCCCTTGCCGTGCTGACGGTCTCAACCGCCGTCGCCCTATATCGGGGGGTCCGCATATTCCGGGGTCGGGCCTGGCTTCGCGCAACTGCCATAGCCGGAGCAGGGGCTGTCTTTTGGGGGATGGCCTTTGTCGGCCTCGATTCGCCTGCGGAAGCAACCCATTTCGTCTTGTACAGCGTTCTGGGCGTCCTCTGCTTCCGAGCGTTCGCGATCGATGGGCGGGATGGCCTGGTATACCTCCACGCTTTTCTTGCGGGTCTGCTGGTGAGCGTGGTCGACGAGTCGCTGCAGTGGTTTTCACCCGGCCGTTATTGGGATTTGCGGGATGTCGCGCACAATGCCGCGGCCGTGGCGTGTGTGCTGACAGCCCTAGCGCTGGGATTTCGGCCGCCTTATCTCCGAGGTCCTATTCAACCGAAATCCATCCGCCGGGCCGCTGCTCTGGCTGCGTCCGCGACAGTCCTGCTGGCGCTCTGTTTCTCCAATACGCCCCAGATGGCCCGGCGCCTGACGTCGCGGATTCCCGCCCTGGAACCCCTGTTTGACAACACGCATCCCATGACGGAGTACGGGTTCTGCTATCGAGAGGCGGATGGCGGACGTTTCTACTCACGTTTTGACCCCGAATCGCTCCGCCTCGCCGACACCCTGCGAGGGCCGGATGTGGGCCTTCTGCTCGCTGAGGCGGCCCAGAGCGGATTCCCAACCAATCGCCGCATGGTCCTCGCTGCCGCGCGTGATGCGTTCCTGTTCGAGGCCCTACAGCGGCTGGAGAGGCGAAATCATTACTGGGGCGTGCTGCCCAAGTATCGGTCCGACCCGGATAATTACTCCTTTCATGCCACGATCGCATGGCGCGAGAACCAGTTTCTCGAGCGGTATCTGCCCAGGACCTTGGAGGCCGCCGGCCAGCGCTGGACCGATGAGACGAAGGAATCGCTCGCGACGCATATCCGAGCGGATCCCTACACCAGTCCCGTTGGACGCCACTTGGTTTGCGCTGTAACGTTGACCGACGTCTGGCTGATCGCCGCGGGAGCTCTCGCGTTATGCGCCGGGTTCTGGCGGATGTCTGACCGGCTGGCCACTGGCCGGTCCCACAGGGCTGGATAA